In one window of Lacticaseibacillus casei DSM 20011 = JCM 1134 = ATCC 393 DNA:
- a CDS encoding putative polysaccharide biosynthesis protein, whose product MENLLGSGNQPPRSDKEKMIRGSAWMTAGSVFSRILGAIYVIPWRIWLGAAFLTANALFTKGYQIYSLFLIISTAGVPGAVSKQVARYNAMGEYKTGMRLFYHGTIAMLLMGVLSCGAMWLLAPLLAAGDARMIPVFRSLAWPLLLIPSLSLIRGFFQGYNEMAPSAISQFVEQVARILYMLVMTYAIMVAGNHHYLDAVVHSTFAAFIGAVFGLGLLVVYFVQQKPRLDALEAQSKQALNISVNEILLDVVRQAIPFIIMDSTINIYYIIDQYTFNPMMKAFYRVSEDQLDRFYALFAGNANKLIMIIVSLAVAMAITVVPLLAGAKTRGDVAGLARQITNTLQLFFIVMIPSAFGMVAVARPLYVLFYRDMDWLGIRLLQWSSILAILLGLFTVLAAILQGLFNNRLAIQEMLVGMAVKVIAQWPMIFFFDVYGPIIATMLGMTVSSLLMLYSTNRMYNIHVRQTIRRGIGILAFSLIMCAVCYLIVNLSGMIINPQSQFGAALVLLVAVGVGVLIYGYLILKTRLADMIIGERVSRLREILHIR is encoded by the coding sequence ATGGAAAATTTGCTGGGCAGCGGCAATCAGCCGCCACGTTCAGACAAGGAAAAAATGATCCGCGGTTCGGCGTGGATGACTGCCGGCAGTGTTTTTTCACGGATTTTAGGAGCCATCTATGTCATTCCGTGGCGTATTTGGCTCGGTGCAGCTTTTCTAACGGCAAATGCCTTATTTACCAAGGGCTATCAGATTTATAGTCTGTTTTTGATTATTTCAACCGCGGGTGTTCCAGGGGCGGTTTCCAAGCAAGTTGCCCGGTACAACGCGATGGGCGAGTATAAAACGGGCATGCGGCTCTTTTATCATGGAACAATCGCCATGCTGCTTATGGGTGTTTTGTCTTGCGGTGCGATGTGGCTTTTGGCACCGTTATTAGCGGCAGGGGATGCGCGGATGATCCCGGTTTTCCGGTCGTTGGCGTGGCCGTTGCTGCTAATCCCATCGTTGAGTCTGATTCGCGGCTTTTTCCAAGGGTACAATGAAATGGCACCAAGCGCGATCAGCCAGTTTGTTGAACAGGTCGCCCGAATTTTGTATATGCTGGTGATGACGTATGCGATTATGGTTGCCGGCAATCATCATTACTTAGATGCGGTGGTTCATTCAACGTTTGCGGCGTTTATTGGCGCAGTTTTTGGACTCGGTCTATTGGTTGTGTATTTTGTTCAGCAAAAGCCGCGCTTAGATGCGTTAGAGGCGCAAAGTAAACAGGCTCTGAACATCAGCGTCAACGAGATTTTGTTGGATGTGGTGCGTCAGGCAATTCCATTCATCATCATGGATTCGACGATTAACATTTACTACATCATCGATCAATATACGTTTAACCCGATGATGAAGGCTTTTTATCGCGTAAGTGAGGATCAGCTGGATCGGTTCTATGCCTTATTTGCCGGTAATGCGAATAAGTTGATTATGATTATTGTTAGCTTGGCGGTTGCCATGGCCATTACCGTTGTGCCCTTGCTGGCCGGTGCCAAAACGCGTGGTGATGTTGCGGGGTTGGCGCGGCAAATCACGAACACCTTACAGCTGTTCTTTATTGTGATGATTCCTTCAGCCTTTGGGATGGTGGCGGTTGCGCGTCCCTTATATGTTTTGTTTTATCGTGATATGGATTGGTTGGGCATCAGGCTATTACAGTGGTCATCAATTTTAGCAATTTTACTGGGCCTATTTACGGTGTTAGCTGCGATTCTTCAGGGCCTGTTCAACAATCGTCTGGCGATTCAGGAAATGTTAGTGGGGATGGCGGTCAAAGTTATCGCGCAGTGGCCGATGATTTTCTTTTTCGATGTCTATGGGCCGATTATCGCAACGATGCTTGGCATGACGGTATCAAGCCTGTTGATGCTGTATTCGACGAATCGGATGTACAATATTCACGTGCGTCAAACGATTCGTCGCGGTATCGGTATTCTGGCGTTTTCATTGATCATGTGCGCCGTTTGCTACCTGATCGTGAACCTTTCCGGCATGATCATCAACCCGCAAAGTCAGTTTGGCGCTGCTTTGGTTTTGTTGGTAGCGGTTGGTGTCGGGGTACTGATTTATGGTTATTTAATTTTAAAAACGCGCTTGGCAGATATGATTATTGGCGAACGAGTCAGTCGGTTACGCGAAATTTTACACATTCGGTGA
- a CDS encoding pseudouridine synthase: MRLDKYLSHLQFGSRKEVKALIRDKRVRVAGELVTDPGYNILPGVAVEVNDAQADGPLEVDYLMNKPAGVITATEDPVQPTVLDLIRPHDYRPGLYPVGRLDKDTTGLLLLTTDGNLGHRLLAPNHHVAKTYTATLAKALTDDMKRQLEQGVVLEDFTTAPAEVTVVPATDNKVIQMTITEGKYHQIKRMLLAVDNEVLALTRIAMGPLRLPENMAAGDYRALTDEERAQLAQISQ, translated from the coding sequence ATGCGATTAGATAAGTATTTAAGTCATTTGCAATTTGGCAGTCGAAAAGAAGTCAAGGCGCTCATTCGTGATAAACGCGTTCGGGTTGCCGGGGAACTCGTAACGGATCCGGGCTACAATATTTTACCGGGCGTTGCAGTGGAAGTGAACGATGCTCAAGCCGATGGGCCACTTGAAGTCGATTATTTGATGAATAAGCCGGCAGGGGTCATTACAGCAACCGAGGATCCGGTACAACCGACTGTTCTTGATTTGATTCGGCCGCATGATTACCGGCCTGGTTTATACCCGGTTGGCCGGTTGGATAAAGACACGACGGGACTATTATTACTGACCACCGACGGCAATTTAGGGCATCGACTCTTGGCGCCGAATCATCACGTTGCCAAAACCTATACGGCTACACTGGCAAAAGCGCTCACTGATGACATGAAGCGCCAATTAGAACAAGGCGTGGTTTTAGAGGATTTTACGACAGCTCCGGCAGAAGTAACGGTGGTGCCGGCAACTGACAATAAAGTGATCCAAATGACGATCACGGAAGGTAAGTATCATCAAATCAAGCGGATGCTGCTGGCGGTCGATAATGAGGTGCTGGCTTTGACCCGCATAGCGATGGGACCGCTGCGTTTACCGGAAAATATGGCAGCTGGCGACTATCGCGCGTTGACGGATGAAGAACGGGCACAGTTGGCACAGATATCCCAATAA
- a CDS encoding NAD(P)H-hydrate dehydratase, which produces MKQLTEQLAQAVVRPRQRNTYKGSFGKILIVGGNAQFGGAAIMSASAAVYAGAGLISVATDPVNRSALHARLPEAMILDAASSALETAIRQATVIVVGPGLGTDNAALAILKRVFAAVEQTQVLIIDGSAITLVAAHHLDYPNAQLIWTPHQVEWQRLSGLALPDQTVTASQQAARRIPGIVVAKSSQTHVFVGDDVYENMAGGPAMATGGSGDTLTGIIAAFAGQFQPLKQAVLAAVFVHSHVADIVAMNSYVALPTMVIRELPAYLKQLSES; this is translated from the coding sequence ATGAAACAATTAACGGAACAGTTAGCGCAGGCAGTCGTGCGGCCGCGGCAACGCAATACTTACAAAGGTAGTTTTGGCAAAATCCTTATTGTCGGGGGCAACGCCCAATTCGGGGGTGCCGCGATCATGAGTGCCAGTGCGGCGGTTTATGCTGGTGCCGGACTGATCAGTGTGGCGACCGATCCGGTCAACCGCAGCGCCTTGCACGCCCGCTTGCCTGAAGCCATGATTCTCGATGCTGCCTCATCTGCCCTAGAAACGGCTATTCGTCAAGCCACGGTAATTGTCGTCGGTCCGGGATTGGGAACCGATAACGCTGCCTTGGCGATTTTAAAGCGAGTCTTTGCGGCAGTTGAACAGACGCAGGTTCTAATCATTGATGGTTCTGCCATTACCCTTGTGGCTGCGCATCATCTCGACTACCCGAACGCGCAGCTCATTTGGACGCCTCACCAGGTTGAATGGCAGCGATTGTCTGGCCTCGCACTCCCCGACCAAACTGTCACCGCCAGTCAACAGGCAGCCAGACGCATCCCTGGCATCGTTGTGGCCAAAAGTTCCCAGACGCATGTTTTTGTTGGCGATGACGTTTACGAAAATATGGCCGGTGGTCCGGCAATGGCCACAGGCGGCTCTGGCGACACGCTAACCGGCATCATTGCTGCGTTTGCGGGTCAATTTCAGCCACTGAAGCAAGCGGTGTTGGCAGCCGTATTCGTCCACTCACACGTCGCTGATATTGTCGCTATGAATAGCTACGTGGCATTACCCACGATGGTGATTCGGGAGCTGCCTGCCTATCTGAAACAATTGTCTGAATCTTAA
- a CDS encoding NUDIX hydrolase: MTHKTHRAFGCYGIATIDQRLIVIRKNGGPYIHRFDLPGGSLDGPEPLEHDVLREFNEETGLTATIDRQLGATSFVYPWRYEHWTINQHICVFYTLTITGGQLAKTVPQFIGQDSLGAQAVPLEKLTWDNASPLVMFAKSFLQTGQADLTTKTFSEWTVLKEAPAL; encoded by the coding sequence ATGACACATAAGACGCACCGCGCATTTGGCTGCTATGGGATTGCAACCATTGATCAACGCTTGATCGTCATTCGTAAAAATGGCGGCCCTTACATCCACCGCTTTGACCTTCCCGGCGGCAGCTTAGACGGACCCGAGCCTCTCGAACATGATGTTTTGCGGGAGTTCAACGAAGAAACGGGGCTCACCGCCACAATTGATCGTCAGTTGGGCGCTACCAGTTTTGTTTATCCTTGGCGGTATGAGCACTGGACCATTAATCAACATATTTGCGTTTTCTACACACTCACGATCACCGGTGGTCAATTAGCTAAAACCGTACCGCAATTCATCGGTCAGGATTCACTTGGCGCACAGGCCGTCCCACTGGAAAAATTAACTTGGGATAATGCTTCGCCACTGGTCATGTTTGCAAAAAGCTTTTTACAAACCGGCCAGGCGGATTTAACCACCAAAACATTTAGTGAATGGACCGTGCTGAAGGAGGCACCTGCTTTATGA
- a CDS encoding glutathione peroxidase, producing the protein MSIYDFDATLEDGAAYSLSKYKGQPLLIVNTATKCGFAPQFDGLEKLYKKYKDQGLVILGFPSDQFKQELADGHAAAEACRMKYGVSFPMHQLIKVNGAHTAPLFKYLKTEAPGELGKSIKWNFTKFLVDRDGRVVKRFAPKTTPEAIEPALKQVLA; encoded by the coding sequence ATGTCAATTTATGATTTCGATGCAACTTTGGAAGATGGCGCAGCGTATTCATTAAGCAAATATAAGGGGCAACCGTTGCTGATCGTGAATACGGCGACTAAATGCGGGTTTGCGCCACAATTTGACGGTTTGGAAAAACTGTATAAAAAGTACAAAGATCAAGGACTAGTCATCTTGGGTTTCCCTTCTGATCAATTCAAACAGGAGTTGGCGGACGGTCATGCAGCGGCGGAGGCGTGCCGAATGAAGTATGGGGTCAGTTTTCCGATGCATCAGCTTATCAAAGTTAACGGTGCGCACACGGCCCCACTTTTCAAATACCTTAAAACCGAAGCGCCTGGTGAATTGGGGAAGTCGATCAAATGGAACTTCACGAAGTTTCTTGTGGATCGCGATGGCCGAGTTGTAAAACGTTTTGCACCGAAAACAACGCCTGAAGCCATTGAGCCGGCGTTGAAACAGGTTCTTGCTTAA
- a CDS encoding MalY/PatB family protein, with product MEELPADVAAFVDAHLVDRRNSNAVKWDGLKDEFGRDDLLPMWIADTEFKAPQAVLDALTARVQEGTFGYSIRPQSYYDAFINWQKERHGVTVEPEWMRFGVGVVKSLYAMVNWLTDPGDPVLIMQPVYYPFMNAIKDLGRRVVSVDLKLTADGWRMDFDQLEKTLATTHIKAMILCSPHNPVGRIWTRDELTRLFAITSQHDITVVSDEIHGDLEVSGPKFRSALQVAEGKARQNLVVLNAPSKTFNLTALLNSHIIIPDEELRAKYDDFIKQLHPVDTSLMGQVAGEAAYRHGAAWLDQVLQVVRYNYRQLLDGLAQAAPKATVADLQGTYLAYVDIGAYVAPDHIKAFVEGICGLAVDYGAWFSPKTATYIRLNLATDPKLVTKAITRLTEHLSQPQL from the coding sequence ATGGAAGAATTGCCAGCTGACGTTGCAGCCTTTGTTGATGCACATTTGGTTGATCGGCGAAATAGTAACGCCGTCAAGTGGGATGGCTTAAAAGATGAATTTGGCCGGGATGATTTGTTGCCAATGTGGATTGCCGATACGGAGTTCAAGGCGCCGCAAGCGGTTTTGGATGCACTAACCGCCCGTGTGCAAGAAGGGACGTTTGGTTATTCCATCCGCCCACAATCGTATTATGATGCGTTCATTAATTGGCAAAAAGAGCGCCATGGCGTGACAGTCGAACCGGAATGGATGCGGTTTGGCGTCGGCGTGGTGAAGTCGTTATATGCCATGGTCAACTGGCTGACCGACCCCGGCGATCCGGTTTTAATCATGCAGCCAGTTTATTATCCATTCATGAATGCGATCAAAGACCTCGGACGCCGCGTGGTTTCGGTTGATCTGAAATTAACTGCCGATGGCTGGCGAATGGATTTCGATCAACTGGAAAAGACACTGGCAACAACCCACATTAAAGCGATGATTCTGTGTTCGCCGCATAATCCGGTCGGTAGGATTTGGACGCGGGACGAATTAACTCGGCTGTTTGCGATTACCAGTCAGCATGATATCACGGTGGTTTCTGATGAAATCCATGGCGACCTTGAAGTCAGCGGCCCTAAATTTAGGTCAGCCTTGCAGGTGGCGGAAGGCAAAGCCCGCCAAAATCTCGTGGTGTTGAATGCCCCTTCGAAAACGTTCAATCTTACTGCGTTGCTGAATTCCCATATCATCATTCCGGATGAAGAACTGCGCGCCAAGTATGACGATTTTATCAAGCAGCTGCATCCAGTTGATACCAGCCTGATGGGCCAAGTTGCCGGCGAAGCTGCTTATCGGCATGGCGCTGCGTGGCTGGATCAGGTCCTTCAGGTAGTTCGGTATAACTACCGGCAATTGTTGGATGGCTTAGCGCAGGCGGCCCCCAAAGCGACCGTTGCCGATCTTCAAGGGACTTATTTAGCCTATGTTGATATTGGTGCATACGTGGCACCTGACCACATCAAAGCCTTTGTTGAGGGCATCTGTGGTTTGGCAGTTGACTACGGTGCATGGTTCTCGCCCAAAACGGCGACGTATATTCGCTTGAACTTAGCTACTGATCCGAAACTTGTTACCAAAGCGATCACTCGGTTAACAGAGCATTTAAGCCAGCCGCAATTGTGA
- a CDS encoding metallophosphoesterase, translating into MKVVKYFAALLGMVLFAFVLSQVHPDHNAPLTNDTRANIWVLSDTHFIAPSLHDERTAYTEIKKSAAGKDMDYQPVAIHALVQSALKARPTAVVITGDVTFNGEKASAESLMRRLQPLVDNGTKVLIIPGNHDIYDGWARAYKGKQQLITEQISPHDWRQIFHTSYAQAAAQDSNSLSYRVNLNHQYQLLLLDSNIYTIEPSNRPPNTGGKLSPQTLSWVRQQLAIGAHAHRKSIVFMHHNLYNHNEAVNEGYVLDNSDALKKLLTKYHVPLLFSGHIHAQDISRDPTGQCATIEVVSGAFSISPASCGIVSFSPNKITYQKKATDLTPYLTSAQRKNPDLLHYQQYLKRLFLQDGEGLAYGDLMDNGVTNEHDLDAAARLMGILNWRFFTGDDHPSKAELKRLHADPGWAVLERSPMLRRYLKTIVQDHNLNDQHLVIKHP; encoded by the coding sequence ATGAAAGTCGTTAAATATTTTGCGGCACTGCTTGGCATGGTGCTATTCGCATTCGTGTTAAGTCAGGTGCATCCCGATCACAACGCGCCTTTAACCAATGATACTCGCGCCAACATTTGGGTGCTGAGCGATACCCACTTCATCGCGCCTAGCCTGCACGATGAGCGCACTGCTTACACTGAAATCAAGAAATCCGCCGCGGGCAAAGACATGGACTATCAACCGGTAGCCATTCACGCCTTGGTGCAAAGTGCGCTTAAGGCGCGGCCAACAGCTGTGGTCATCACCGGTGACGTGACGTTTAATGGTGAAAAAGCCAGCGCGGAAAGCTTGATGCGGCGCTTACAGCCACTTGTCGATAATGGGACTAAGGTTTTAATCATTCCGGGCAACCATGACATTTACGACGGCTGGGCACGTGCTTACAAAGGCAAACAGCAACTGATAACAGAGCAAATCAGTCCTCATGACTGGCGACAGATTTTTCATACAAGTTACGCGCAGGCAGCGGCCCAAGATTCGAATAGCCTGAGCTACCGCGTCAATCTGAATCATCAATACCAGTTGTTGTTGCTTGACAGCAATATTTACACGATAGAGCCATCCAATCGCCCGCCTAACACAGGTGGTAAACTCTCGCCGCAAACATTGAGTTGGGTCCGTCAGCAGCTTGCCATTGGCGCTCATGCCCATCGCAAGTCAATCGTTTTTATGCACCACAACCTATACAACCATAATGAGGCTGTGAATGAGGGCTATGTTTTAGACAATAGTGATGCGTTAAAGAAGTTACTGACCAAATATCATGTTCCGCTACTATTTTCTGGTCATATCCACGCCCAGGACATCAGTCGTGATCCGACTGGTCAGTGCGCAACGATTGAAGTCGTCAGCGGGGCTTTTTCAATCAGTCCGGCAAGTTGTGGCATTGTTAGTTTCAGTCCGAATAAAATTACTTATCAGAAAAAAGCTACGGATCTAACGCCTTACCTGACGTCTGCGCAACGAAAAAATCCTGATTTATTGCATTATCAACAATACTTAAAACGTCTCTTCCTTCAAGATGGTGAAGGTTTGGCATATGGTGATTTGATGGACAACGGTGTGACCAATGAACACGATTTAGATGCGGCGGCCAGACTGATGGGGATCCTTAACTGGCGCTTTTTCACGGGTGATGACCACCCAAGCAAAGCTGAACTCAAGCGCCTGCATGCCGACCCGGGTTGGGCTGTCCTCGAACGCTCGCCGATGTTGCGCCGTTATCTTAAAACCATTGTGCAGGACCACAATCTGAATGATCAACATCTTGTCATCAAGCATCCCTAA
- a CDS encoding ACT domain-containing protein, with protein sequence MQVIVTVIGTDKVGIIAQVTTALADLNVNILDVSQTIMRGAFTMMLLAKIPDDASFKSVKQHLTALGDKIGVEIKVSRQEIFDAMHRL encoded by the coding sequence ATGCAAGTCATCGTAACCGTTATTGGAACTGATAAAGTCGGGATTATTGCCCAAGTGACAACGGCATTGGCCGACTTGAACGTCAATATTTTGGATGTGTCACAAACCATCATGCGAGGCGCTTTTACCATGATGCTACTTGCCAAGATCCCGGATGATGCCAGCTTTAAGTCTGTTAAGCAGCATCTGACGGCTTTAGGCGACAAGATCGGTGTGGAGATTAAAGTTTCCCGCCAAGAAATTTTTGATGCCATGCATCGGCTTTAA
- a CDS encoding PFL family protein encodes METQQIKETIEMISEENLDIRTITMGISLLDCVTGDLQTTADHVYAKIMRKAAKLVPVAEAISDEYGIPIVNKRISVTPVSLLAGADQTLDFRPVAKAMDRAAKDLGVDLIGGYSALVQNGSTDAEVALMKSLPEVLATTERVCASVNIGSTRSGLNMDAVKLMGTVVKQVAARKPQNAMKLVIFCNAVEDNPFMAGAFWGVSEGDVAINTGVSGPGVVQRALAAEPDASFEGVCETIKQTAFKVSRMGQFVGKVAAERLKVPFNIVDLSLAPTPAQGDSVAQILETMGLSHVGTPGTTAALALLNDAVKKGGIMAAERVGGLSGAFIPVSEDANMITAAANGQISLEKLEAMTAVCSVGLDMVAVPGDTPDTTISGMIADEAAIGMINNKTTAVRVIPVPGKHVGEQVEFGGLFGTAPIMAVNDGDATQFINRGGRIPAPIHSFKN; translated from the coding sequence ATGGAAACGCAACAGATTAAAGAAACAATTGAAATGATCAGCGAGGAAAATCTGGATATTCGTACCATCACGATGGGAATTTCCTTGCTGGATTGTGTGACCGGCGATTTACAGACAACGGCCGATCACGTTTATGCCAAAATCATGCGCAAAGCTGCCAAACTTGTTCCGGTTGCGGAGGCCATTAGCGATGAGTACGGCATTCCGATTGTCAATAAACGTATCAGTGTGACACCGGTCAGTCTATTGGCAGGTGCTGACCAAACGTTGGATTTTCGTCCGGTTGCCAAGGCAATGGATCGGGCAGCGAAAGATCTGGGCGTCGACTTAATCGGCGGCTATTCGGCTTTGGTTCAAAATGGCAGTACAGACGCGGAAGTCGCTTTGATGAAAAGTTTGCCAGAGGTGCTGGCAACGACAGAACGGGTTTGCGCCTCGGTCAATATTGGCAGTACCCGTAGTGGCTTGAACATGGATGCCGTGAAGCTAATGGGTACGGTGGTCAAGCAGGTCGCTGCTCGTAAGCCACAGAATGCGATGAAACTGGTGATCTTCTGCAATGCCGTTGAAGATAATCCGTTTATGGCCGGCGCCTTTTGGGGTGTTTCTGAGGGTGATGTGGCGATTAATACTGGGGTTTCCGGTCCCGGAGTCGTGCAACGGGCGTTGGCCGCTGAACCGGACGCCAGCTTTGAGGGCGTTTGTGAAACCATTAAACAGACCGCGTTTAAAGTGTCACGAATGGGACAGTTTGTGGGCAAAGTGGCGGCTGAGCGGCTAAAAGTACCGTTTAATATCGTTGACCTGAGTCTCGCACCAACGCCAGCTCAAGGCGATTCGGTGGCCCAGATTTTAGAGACGATGGGCCTCAGCCATGTTGGCACACCGGGAACAACGGCGGCGCTTGCTTTGCTTAATGATGCCGTGAAAAAAGGCGGCATTATGGCAGCAGAACGGGTCGGCGGTTTGTCAGGCGCCTTTATTCCGGTATCCGAGGACGCAAACATGATTACGGCCGCAGCTAACGGCCAGATCAGTTTGGAAAAGTTGGAAGCAATGACGGCTGTTTGCTCGGTCGGACTGGATATGGTGGCAGTTCCGGGTGATACACCGGATACTACGATTAGCGGCATGATTGCCGATGAGGCAGCGATTGGCATGATCAATAATAAAACCACGGCCGTTCGCGTCATTCCCGTGCCAGGCAAACATGTGGGTGAGCAGGTAGAATTCGGCGGACTTTTTGGTACCGCTCCGATCATGGCAGTCAATGACGGCGATGCCACTCAGTTCATCAACCGCGGCGGGCGGATCCCGGCGCCAATTCACAGTTTTAAAAATTAA